The stretch of DNA CCGTGTTGTTGCTGATGTTGAACAAATTGCAATTGACCCCGGCGAAGGCCGTCTGCGAGAGCGTTCCGATGTTGTTCTCGGTTATCTGGCATGAAGTGGTGTCGGTACAGTAGATGGCGGCCCCGTAGCTGGCGGTGTATCTCAGCCAATTCTGACTTATGATGGAGTTGCTGCTTTCGGACAGGTAGACGAACTCACCGAACGCCCCTTCCATGGTGTTGTGCGTTATGACGATGCCCTCATTGGGGGCATAGCCTGAGATAGGGTAGGAGGTGATCACCGGGTTGGGGACGTTCTGCCAGGTCCTGGCCTCGGTGAAACGGCAGTTCGATATGGTCACGTGATTGGCCGGTTCCAGGTCGATCGATGACATGGAACAGGCGGCGATCGAGCAGTTGTCGATGAGGATGTCCGAGGACGCCGTCGTGCGCTGCTCGCCGAAGGCAATGCCGCTGCCGTAGTTGCCCAGCTTGCCCGAGCCCCGGTTGTCACCGATGTCACGGATCCACGAATCCCTGACCGTGCAGTGCTGGCTGTTGGCCATATAGACTCCCTGGCCGCTGATGATGTCATGGATGTAGACGTTCTCCACCACGCAATCGACCGCATCCAGGAACGATATTCCCCGGATGGTGTCCCCGTATGACTGGTTGGTCCGGTTGCCGTCGATCTGCAGGTCGCTGATGGTGATGCCGCTGGGCCGGGCACCATCCGGATCGGTCGATATCATGATGACCGCCTCGTTCAGTCCGCGATGTGCTATCAGATTGGAGCTGTTGCCCATCCCCCTGATCGAGGCGCCGGACGTGTGGATGGTGCTCTGAACGTCGTAATTGCCGGCCTCGATCCAGATGGTGCCATTGTTGCTGGAGTCGATCGCCTGCTGGATGACCTCTCCGGCGATCGTGCCGCTGATCTCGATCTGGGAGGTGTCCATGTTCACCGCCACGGTCTCCCCGGTCGACAACCGATAGATGGTGTAGTCATGAGAATTGATGTCGGAAGGCTTGGCCACACCTAACAACAGGATGCCGGCGCAGACGACCGCGAACACCAGGACGATTGTCACTAATCTTCGCAAGTTTAACACCTTCGGGCCCCCATTGCGATAACGGACGAAAGGCCCGCTCTGGTGCCCAATGGTCCCGTCATCGGTATCGTGACCTTGAATTCGGTCCTGCCGATGGTTATGGGGGCGATCTCCTCGCCTCTGCCGTTCCCATTGGGATTGGATCCAATTGAAAGCGGATCGGTAAAATCGCTTCCTGAATGGCTGGCCAGGCTCGGATTGCGGGCCGTGGTAAGGTTAGTGCTTCTGCTGGATGCCGGGGAGTAGGCGCTGCCGTTTCTCCCATTATTGCCTGGGCTGATGGTAAAGGTCTGTCCCCAATACGTGCCCACCGCAACATTACTTGATTGGTTATGGATCGTATTACCCAACACGGAAAATAACTTAATAAAGAAATGGTAGACCACGTCAAACCGCGGTGGTCCTATTTTGCGCATATTGAATGTTGCTGCACATCGCTTTGTCATCTCTTTCATCAACTCATCCTCATCTCTCTCGGAAACAGGCAGGCACTCAGTTCACACTCCCTAATGATTCAAAGGCCCCAGAACGAAGAAACAATCGATCGGTCTGGATAGAACACCGATGGTGTCAAATCCTGATCAAGGATCGTTCGTTTTAAAAATCAGAATTATCGGACAAAGTAGAAATCGAAGTTATATGATTTCCCACCAGCGGTTGAGAAATTAGGGCACCATTTGAATTGGTGTTTTTGGAATGGGCGACCGTGAATCTTCGAAGAATCTGGCAACTATCATGAGATCCAAACTATTGATCGGCATATTATCTGCTCTTTTGTTTTTGAACTCCACTGTTGTACTGATCCCTTCTACTGCGGGCGCTACGCTCGCGCTTTCTGATCCGATTTACATATACAGCAACAATGACCTTGTGGCCCAAGCTGATCTGAACGGCTGGCCAGGAAACGGGACTATTACTAACCCCTTTGTCATCGCTGACATGAGGTTCGAGGACAGTTCCTACACCGCCATCATAATATCCAGGGTCGACATGAACGTCATTATTCGCAATTGTACCTTCATCAATACCACTGTCGCTATTGAGATGGACCTGTCGAACAACATCACCATTACCGATAATATTATAACCGGCGGATATGAAGGGATTGTAATATGGAATGGATCTGGCCTTATCATTCACAACAATACCATCAAGGGCGTGAGCTATGGCCTCTATTTCACTGAGACGGACGGCAACATAGTCAGCAACAATACCATAAGCAACATTGAGGATGTCGGCATCCTCCTGGAGTCGAGTGACTTTAACACCATTACCGACAATGATTTCTACGATTCCGCATGGAGTGGCATCAGCCTAGCGGCCTCCAATAACAATACCATCTCTGGAAACTACATGATCAATGTGGATATGGGCATCTATCTGGAGTACAAGGGCTACGACAACGTCATCATAAACAATTCTGTCCTCAGGTGCCCTTCTGAGTATGATGGAATAACGATAGCCGATACGCCCAGCTACAACACTGTCACCAACAACACCATCACCTTCGTGGACGACAGGTCAGGATTAAACAACGAACTGCTGATCGGGTCTTTGGTTGTAGTGATCGTCATTTTGCTCATCCTGCTGCTCATAGTCTACAGCAGAATGAAGAAGGGCATAGAGCCGACCGAGAAACCTTAACACCGAGGCACTCATCCTCACTTTCCTTCCATGTTGAAGGGGTCCTTCGCTAGTGAGGATTCCTCGACACCTATTTTTCGATTTCCCGACTCCCTTACGATGTTGATTTCAGCGTCGAAAACATAGGTTGAAGCGCATCAAGATACACGGCTAAGTCTTCGTGGCCCAAACCAGGCCAGCGGTCTCGAAGCTGAGCCGCCTGCTATGGATCTCATCGTAATCGTATTTCCTGAGTGTTTCCACGAAGGCATCGACCCAATGCGTTCTGCGGACCAATCCGAATCCTTCACTGAATGCGGTATGCCACTCGGGGAACAGAACGGGACCGATATGGTTCATCGCCCAGGTATATGCAAGCCATGAGGCTAGATACAGATGGTTTGACGGCAGGATGAAGTCGTGAGCGATGAAGACCCCGCCACTCTTCAGATGGGGCGTGACGTTTCTGACGAGCACATCCGGATCAACGTATTTTGCGAGGTACGAGGAGGCGACCACATCGAACTCGCAATCCAGTGCAACCGTCTCGGCGTTTGCAAGGATCGAACGGGCCCGTATCCAGGGCTTTCTTCTCTGGCGTTCGTTATAGGCTGCGAGATAGTCAGGGGTAAGATCGACCCCCACAATCTCTGCATTGGGGTTTTTCATCGCCAGGTATTCCGTGAGGATGCCGGTGCCGCAGCCCAGGTCCAATATCCTTTTCGAATCGGGCACCAGCTTCACAATCTCCGCCTTCCAGTAGTTATCCAGTCCAAGGGTGAATAGATTGGCGACCTTGTCGTAGCTCCTGCCGTTCCCGGAGAAGAAGGAGCTGACCAGACTCTCTCTGGCGGTAGGCATATCCTCAATGTCGATCATCCATTACCGCCTCGTTAGGAAAGGTTCTCTCGTTCATGGATCAGATCCTGATATCCCGCACCAGCATCACAACCTTCATCTTCGTTTCCTCATTCGTCCATAATCCTTCAGCTTGCCAGACAGTCAATGGATTCTACACATCCGGTTGTATTTGAAGTGTCTTGATGAGTCATGGATCGACCTAGAACGGTGTCATTAGATCAGCCCAAATAAGAACGACAAGCTCGAGATAGCTTATTGGAATAAAAAAAGGGTCGGGGGATCCTTCGTTCGAAGGATTCCTTTCAACATGGAAGGAAAAAGGAAAGGAGTAGAGTTCACTCCATCTGTTTGTACATCTTCTTGGTCAGGGCATATGCTATCGGCAATAACATGATTGCCAGAGCGATGGCGAAAGCCCAGGAGATGTTGGCGATGATGGTCGTGACCCCGGGGAAGGTGGCAAATACCGCCCCCGTACCGATTATCAGGAAGATGGAGTAGAGCACGAACTTCGCATAGCCTGCCACGTCCTTGAACTCAGCATGATCCGCTATGATCGACTTCATCAGGATGTCGGTCAGGGATATTCCCATGCCGATGACCACGAAGCCGAGTATTAGGGGGTAGATCAAGCCGCTGGATAGGCTCATCGTATCGAGGGCCATCAAGAGCACGAGCGCGATGAAGCCTATGAACAGCATGTTCCTGAGCGCGTCCGCCACCTCACCCTTCTCCGGCGAGAATGATGGCCTTACTATTTTCCCGATGAACGATGCCAGGAAATCCGCAAATATCACGCCTAGGATGATGATCAAGATCCCTGCGAGCAATCTGGGCAGATAGCTCGCTATCCCGCTCAGGCTGGAGCCGAATGCCCCTCCAATGTTCAGTAGGTCTATGGCGTATACTATGGACAGGACTATGATGAGGACCTTGGCGATCGAACCCATCAGGTTCGTCGGATCCATACCGGCGGATCTCAGCGATCTTCCGACACTGGTCTGGTCAGCTACTTTCTCAAATCCCATTTTCTTGACGATCATGTTGACCAGTTTACCGATCAGCGTTCCTACGATTATGCCCAATACGATCACGATGATCGCGGCAAGGATCGAGGGAATTGCGGCGATGATGTTATTCCACATGTTGTTCAGCAAAGCACCTAAGTCAGCCATAGGAATGTCTCCGCTTGAAAACCTGGCTGTAATTATAAAATGCTACTCTGGATATTTATCCATTAAATATCAAATAAAATAAATAATAAATATATTATAAAATTGGTGCACATCAAATCATAGGGGGCATGTCCTTCGTATAAGCGGGGGTCATACGAAGGGATGTAAAAGAACATCCCTGCCGTCAGGAACGAGCCGTGGCGTTATCCGGCGGCGCGATGATAACTTGACCATGCCAGCAAGTTCGTGCCTTGCATGTGTTCCCGACTGTCCTGCCAGGGTTCGGTCAGGTAGCCGAAGACCTTCTGAGCCCCTATGAGCGCTTCGATCTGGCGGTCCCGGTCGACCGCGTCCGTCTCCACTCTCACCTGTCCCCAGGTAAGATGGAGCACGACCTCCACTCCCGTGCTCTCGGTCACCCATCGCAGGGCGATCCGATCACCGTCATCCTTGATCCCCTGCCACCTCAGGTTATGGAACCATCGTCCCTCGAGATGTCGGGCCATGGTGGCTGGGCTCATATCACCGGGGAGAAAGGATTGCAGGATGGTGTTGTAGGCCTTGGGCGGTTCGATCAGCCATTGCTGTGCCAGGCAGGACCCTTTCTGGGTCAGTACATACCCCTTCTGCGTATGCTGGACGTAACCATCCTCTTTCAGCCTCTGGAGCGCACGGGACAGTGTTTCCTGGTGTATGTTCATCCTTCGGCGGATCCCCTGGAACGCCATGGTCCCCCCGTCGGCCTCCAGCGCTCTGATGATGCCCTGATCGGGCTCCTGTATCGCCTGCGTCTTACATTCCGTCGTCATCTGTGTGGTCATCATCAATTCCATCCCGTGTGAAAAAGGTTTGCCTTTTTGATGCCCCCTATCGAGGCATTCCAGGGAGGCCCGGGCTCCGCCGAGGGGGCGGGAGCGGGGAAGGGGCCCAGGGGTCCCTCGGTCTAATAGGGGCGGGTCCCGAGGGTGACACGGACGGCCTCCGTCCTTC from Methanomassiliicoccales archaeon encodes:
- a CDS encoding right-handed parallel beta-helix repeat-containing protein — its product is MRRLVTIVLVFAVVCAGILLLGVAKPSDINSHDYTIYRLSTGETVAVNMDTSQIEISGTIAGEVIQQAIDSSNNGTIWIEAGNYDVQSTIHTSGASIRGMGNSSNLIAHRGLNEAVIMISTDPDGARPSGITISDLQIDGNRTNQSYGDTIRGISFLDAVDCVVENVYIHDIISGQGVYMANSQHCTVRDSWIRDIGDNRGSGKLGNYGSGIAFGEQRTTASSDILIDNCSIAACSMSSIDLEPANHVTISNCRFTEARTWQNVPNPVITSYPISGYAPNEGIVITHNTMEGAFGEFVYLSESSNSIISQNWLRYTASYGAAIYCTDTTSCQITENNIGTLSQTAFAGVNCNLFNISNNTVADMTGSRSNYGIIVSASGGTSTHNIIEGNTVIGWAYGITANQGSQDTTITNNVFHNCTVGTLVTGSSQMYGNVYNGARASPMNDVPALLIGVVALLAAAMIAFIVVVRRKWKGV
- a CDS encoding right-handed parallel beta-helix repeat-containing protein, giving the protein MNSTVVLIPSTAGATLALSDPIYIYSNNDLVAQADLNGWPGNGTITNPFVIADMRFEDSSYTAIIISRVDMNVIIRNCTFINTTVAIEMDLSNNITITDNIITGGYEGIVIWNGSGLIIHNNTIKGVSYGLYFTETDGNIVSNNTISNIEDVGILLESSDFNTITDNDFYDSAWSGISLAASNNNTISGNYMINVDMGIYLEYKGYDNVIINNSVLRCPSEYDGITIADTPSYNTVTNNTITFVDDRSGLNNELLIGSLVVVIVILLILLLIVYSRMKKGIEPTEKP
- a CDS encoding methyltransferase domain-containing protein — translated: MIDIEDMPTARESLVSSFFSGNGRSYDKVANLFTLGLDNYWKAEIVKLVPDSKRILDLGCGTGILTEYLAMKNPNAEIVGVDLTPDYLAAYNERQRRKPWIRARSILANAETVALDCEFDVVASSYLAKYVDPDVLVRNVTPHLKSGGVFIAHDFILPSNHLYLASWLAYTWAMNHIGPVLFPEWHTAFSEGFGLVRRTHWVDAFVETLRKYDYDEIHSRRLSFETAGLVWATKT